Within the Pseudomonadota bacterium genome, the region AATTATACAATATTGGGAAAAATGACTGAAAGATCGTTCCGCGGGCCTTACCCTCAACCCGTCCCAGTTTCTCCATGTTTTCAGAAGGTTTTGGGACAATCAATGTTCTTTGGGATGCACAACCCACTGTGAATAGTACCAACAATAAAATAATACATAATGTACTGCCTTTTGATTTAATATTTTGTTTCATTTCGACTCCATACTTCTTATTAACGGTTCATAATATTAAAAAAACAAAAGCCCCATACTTCAATTTTATGAAGATTGGGGCTTATTTGTATCCGGTCATATTAAATCCTCGAGAGCTTTAAAAAAAGTAAAATACAAAATGAGATATAGGATTATATATTCCTCAAAATATCACAACTTGTATAATGAACAAAAATACAAAAATCCCGATAGCACTTTGCCTGAATTAAATCAATAAAATTTTTAGAATAAAAGTGTAGAATTTAATGCTTTTGAAAAAATTGCTCAGGGCAATAAGCTATTATGGGGATGCGCTATTTCAAAACTCTATTGATATAAGAAATAATTATTGTTTTAAGAAATTGCTTAAAAGCTGTTGCCGTGCCTTTTCATATTCTTTTTCTGATATCTCTCCACCTGCATAAAGAGTTTTCAGCGCTTCTATTTTGTCAGTAAGAATCTGTTTGGAATCGATTGCCAAAGGATAAGCGTCCGCTGTTAAAATTGTTACATACTTATGACCGATAAAAACCCAGCGCCACACTTCTTGAATTGCAATATTTGTTAGATAATTATTTCCAGCTTCATCTTTCAGAAGTTCATAAGCATAAGCTTGTCTGTTGTTAACACCAATGGGTATGAAATCAAAAAGAAGAAGGCCTACTGCTCTGGCTCTCACCTTGTGTCTCTGTGACAAATCGAGTTTTGCTATCGGTGCATCTGAAAAATGCACCGGAGTTCCGGCACAGCCAAACATAACTGCCGACAAGAGCACTGTTATGAGTTTTGTTTTGATATTCATCTTACAGCCTCCCCTGAAATGGTCAAGATTGAAAAGGTGCCTAAAGAGTACCACAACCAGTCTTCCTGGAGCGTTACATCAATCAGGGCTGTTGCTCCCGGTGCTTTTGCAAGTGCGTCAGCATAGGCACGGTCCGTACGAGAATTATGAAATATTGAGAAAAACATCTGAAAGATCGTTCCGTAAGCTTTACCCTCAACCCGTCCTAGTTTCTGCATATTTTCAGGTGGCATAGGAACAATGGTCGTCCTCTGAGATGAGCAACTCGCTATTAATACCACCAAAAGCAGAGCAAGGCATAATGTGCGGCCTATCGGTCTATTTTGTATTTTCATTTTGGCTCCATATTGGTTATTTAAAAATGTGAGCACTTATAATCATCGTGCTCCAAAGTTCTTCACGGCTTCCACAATTGCTTTGTGGTGATCAGGGCCATACGCATGTTCGTTATTCAATTTATTTTTTTCATCGCTTCTTTCTCCTTTAGGCATATAACCTGTTCCCATCTAATTGAGCTAAAAACTTGCTACCTTAAGATTTTCATCCCAATTTTTAATAGTTCACAATATTAAAAAAACAAAAGCCCCATACTTCAATTTTATGAAGATTGGGGCTTATTTGTTTCCGGTCATATTAAATCCTCGAGAGCTTTAAAAAAGTAAAATACAAAATGAGATACAGGATTAATATATTCCTCAAAATATCACAACTTGTATAATGAACAAAAATATAAAAATCCCGATAGCACTTTGCCTGAATTAAATCAATAAAAATTTAGAATAAAATTTAGAATTTAATGCTTTTGAAAAAATTGTTTAAGGCAATAAGCCAGTATGGGGATGCGCTATTTCAAAACTCTATTGAGCCAGTTTCAAAACGCCCCAGTTTGGCCGATCTCTGCGTTGGGCTCAAATTGCAATCCTCGAAATACTCAATGTATTCCTGCGGTTGAAATTTTCGCCCGCCTTGAGCTTGACCAAACTGAAACGTTTTGAAAGTGGCTCTATTGATATTAGAAATAATTATTGTTGATCAGTTATTACTTCATTGGGAATTTCTATAAATTATACCTTTAGATATTAATACTATCTATTTGACACGCAGATGAAATCGGTGAGAGGAATATTCACGGATTAATGCAATTAAGGAAAAACGGATATGAAAATTACACCTTTGATGAATGACGGATATGATGGCGAACCGGCTAAAAGAGTTTTGAACTATTTGCAGGGCCGAAAACAAAACGGGGTTCCGATAGTCGGTATATATTGCGGTTATGCGCCTATGGAGCTGATTCACTCTATGGGTATCGCACCGGCAAGTCTATGCGCATTTTCAAAAGTCCCTATAGAAGCTGCGGAAACAGTATTGCCGGCAAATCTCTGCCCTTT harbors:
- a CDS encoding SHOCT domain-containing protein translates to MNIKTKLITVLLSAVMFGCAGTPVHFSDAPIAKLDLSQRHKVRARAVGLLLFDFIPIGVNNRQAYAYELLKDEAGNNYLTNIAIQEVWRWVFIGHKYVTILTADAYPLAIDSKQILTDKIEALKTLYAGGEISEKEYEKARQQLLSNFLKQ